From the genome of Prionailurus bengalensis isolate Pbe53 chromosome D1, Fcat_Pben_1.1_paternal_pri, whole genome shotgun sequence:
CGGCGCCCGGAGGAGGGGGCGTCGCTTTCGCTTTTGAGTTAGAGACGGGGGACCCGAGTGCGCGGTCAGTGGCAAGCAGCGCGCGAGTCGCTCGGGCACCGGCGTCTTAAGCATCTGGTTGTGGCTCAACCTGGCTCCCCGCAGAGCGGAAGGCGCCCACCCGGTCCCTTACCTGCGGCCAATCGGTCTACCCAAGGAAGGGCAAAGGGTCCCGGTGGAGAGGTCGCGGAGCCTGCACAACGGAGCTGGGGGCAGGTGGCGGAGAGGTGAGGGCCGAGAGGGTCTGCGATCGCGGCGGAGTTAAGAGAACCGCCAGCCCGGGGGTCCAGCTTGCGCCACTTAAGACGCGGGGCGCGGGAATGAGCTAACGCAGGTGCGCGCTCGCCCGGCAGGGCCTCGGCGGGCCGCAGGGGGAGGAGGGCGCGAGCACGGGGCCCCCGCACGAGTTCGAGGGTTGGCaggtgtgttttgtttgtctcCGAGGCCCGCCCCCCGGCCCCGAGTCCGAGCGTTCCGGATCCCGGAgggccccgcgccccgccccgccgcgtcctccccgcctcccccgccaCGCGGCTCAGAGCACGTGCGGCCCCGAGCCGAGCTCCCCCTCGTCCCCGATGTCCACCTCGTCCTCGGGCTCGGTCAGCACGAAGGGGCCGGCGGGCAGGCCCAGCCGAGCCTCGGCGGATGCGGCCTCTGGGCCGCGAGGGCTGCCCTCGGGGCTCTCGAGCCCATCGGGCGCTTTGGGCTCATCCTGACTTTTCCTCAGCTGCTTTTTATGCTTCATCCGCCGGTTCTGGAACCACGTTTTCACCTGATtgcagggagggaaaaaaaatatacaaccGCGTCATCCCTTCAGTCCCATAGTTACTAAGATCTCAGAGACTGCCGGGGGCTAGGAAAATGGACCGCGACCCATTCACGAATTACCCAGGAGCTGTGGCCATCTCTCCCTTGGGTTAAGTCACACCTGAACTGCTCGCAAGTTACCGTCTTAGGCTGAATGAGAACCAGACATCCTAAGGCTCCTGGAAGTCATTATCCAAAACAATAGTAAAGGTCAAACGGGTGTGGTTAGTTAATACTGGTTAATACTAATATCTAATTAATGTTATTAATTAGAATGGCCAGTAGTAAGTGCTACGTGGGCGAATCTCCTTCGTGTTTACCTTACGTTCTCCTGATTATGACCTCTAAACACCCGGTCCAGCAAGACTCCTGGACGGGAGGGGGAGAATCAATCTTGCTGGTTCTCATCAGAAAGAAAAACCATTGGCGCCCGGCGGGGCTCCCGGGTACAGAGAATAGTAGAGAGAGAGCGGCAGTGGAGGAAGGAGTTTGAAGGTTGCAGGTGAACAGCATCTGGGAGATGGAAAAAAACAGTTCTTCCACTCAGGACCGGGCAGTAAGGAGGAGGGGAGCGGGGAGGCTGGATTCGCAGGCGGGAGAGAGATTAAAATAGTAAGGAAAGAATTTTCCTCCGTGCGCGCTTCTCTCGGGGCAAGAGCCGGCCTAGTCTCTGATTTTTACGTCCGACCAGGGTTACCGCCCGGCTCGGAGAGGAGTGGGGGCGGCACAGGAATGAGCGGTCCTCGGACACACAGACCGTGGACATCAGGATCACCAAAGGTGTTTCTCTTCCAGGTCTAGCGCTCGAGAGAGAGATGAGATCAGGTCTCGGGAAGTCTGACCCGAGGTTGGAGGTGTCGGTACCTTTACTAAGGATTCTTTGGAGAAGCCTAGAATAACGGGGAGAGGGGCCACTCCCACTCCAGAACTCCGCGGCGGCGGGAGCTACCGGGAGAGGAAAGCGGGGCGGGGATCggatctgcccctccccggcccaccTGCGTCTCGGACAGGCTGAGGGCCGTGGCCAGCTCCACCCGCTCTGGCGTGGACAGGTAGCGCTGGATCTCGAATCTCTTCTCCAGGCCGGAAAGCTGCGAGTCCGAGAAAACCGTGCGAGCTTTGCGGCGGCGGCAGTGCTTCCCCGGCAGCTCGCTGTGCTGGGGGTGCGGGAACAGCGCCGGCACCGGCACCCCTGCAAGAGAGAAAAGCAACCGAGTGGGTCGAGCCCTGACACccgggagccgccgccgccgccgccgccgcgctcccCTGGTCCCCAGCGCCTCCCGCCGCCTCGTGCGTGCCTCCGCTGGTCCCCTCGCCGCCCCAGACCTACTCCAGCCCTTCTCCCAGGAACCTCAGGGCAGGGGAAAGAACACATCACAAGAATAGAGCTGGAAGGTCTTTATCGGGAAGGCCATCTAGACACGCAAACAATCAACGGTGAAGAAAAACgggaaagaaattgtttttaatcgGGGGCCTTAAACAAATGTCTCTTGAAAGACTTCCATAACGCCTGCCAGCTCCCAGTCCTCTGTGGCGCCTCCCGAAGTTTTCTTGCGATCGCGCGCTGGTCCAGTCAGTAGCTGTTCTGACCACCCGccgcccttccccacccctgacGACAATCAGCATTGCTCTTGGGCTACTAGAGGCGCGACTCTGGCCTCGCCTCCCCACCTcactaaaaaaaaacacctttctcTTTCCCGGGCTGCCCCCATTCTCTTGCCTGCGGCCGAAGGAAACAGATGAAAACTCATCAGGAGAAGCTCAAGggccagaagggaggggcagtGCCCGCCTTGCACGTTCCGGAAGGAGGAGGCCCGCTGGGGACCCAGACCTGTAATCCGGCCCTCATTCTTTCTCTCGGACCCTAGGCAGAAGGACTGAAGTGCTTTCCCCACCCCGGCCAGGTCTGGGGAGACTTATCTTGTCTTTCCTGACCTTCACAGGCATTACAGGGTCTGAGATGCCCCCAAGTAAACCGCCACAGACATCCGTTTCTGCCAATCCCAgggaaaaaccaaaaacaaaacaagcagttCTGTCATCGCGGGCTTTGGCCACTGCTGTTTGGGGGGAACCCAGAAGAGACTGTCATTGGCCAGGCAGTGAAGACAATACCAAAATGCAGGCTTCCACATAGCTTCTGTAATTGCCCTTCCGTGTCTCAGAATCGGGGTTTTACCGCGTCACAAAAACTTCTAGCTCTCGCCGTAGATCCCAGAGCCCACATTTCGCAAACTGCCTCATGTGTTTCCACGGCTCTCCCCCAGACCAGGGTTGTTTTTTTCGGCCGTGCTCTGCACCTGCACGCAGCGAACTATTATGTTTTAACTGGAATGAAAATGCCAGAGAAGAAAGCGTGAATGTGGCCTTtcagagagcaggaaaaaaaaaaaaaaaatctgggtatTTCCTCACCTCTCCCTGTCCCAACCACactttgctgcccctcccccccgtccTTGTCATTCACGGAAAATCAAGATACTTTGGCGTAGGGCTCCAGCTCAGCCAGCAAccagggcagaggagggcagCCAAGCCCAAGATTGTGAGTTAGACTTCTGGAGTAAGGAGAGTTCAAGAGGAGCAGCGTCCCTCCTCCTCCGCCCCGGTTCATTATTCCCCTATTCCGGCCACGTCAAACCTTCAGTCCTCCGAATATCCCAAACCTTCTTTCACTTCTAAGCCCTTTCAGCATCCGTGAATGCTCAGTGCCTGAGAGGAGAGAGCTGGCCCGCCCGGAGCCTTTGGAACTAATGAGCTGGAAAGTTGAGCTGTGTTCCATGGGGTGGTCAGGAGTCTCCTTTAgaatgaggagaggcagagaatcagGATTGAGAGCTGGACCAAAGTGTCCAGGAAGACCACAAGGAAGGAGACTGAGCATGGTCTACCAAGACTATCATCAAAACCCTCCAGTCGCCTCTTGGATAGGAACGTTTCCTCCATTGTAAAGAATGCAGAGTGACCATGAGTGCTCCCCATGGGTTGGCATGCCTCAAGGGAGCCCAGCCATATCCCCAACCTTCCACTGTCACTTAGGGAAGGAAGCCGCCAAGCCAGGCCGAACCAGCTCTGGCCTTTCCTCAGCTCCATCACAGACTTAGGGCCGATAGTGGGAGACCTGCTCTTCCGCTCCCCAAACCTTGAGGCCCCTGTTACTTACCCGAGGTGGTGAGGAAATACGGGTGGTGGTGGTCTCCCTTATGCAGAGGGTGATGAGGGTGAGGAGCCAGGAGGGTGGGTGTGGGCATGAGGGGGTAGCCATAGTCTAGGAGAGGCACCCGGGAGGCCAGAGAGCTGGCGAAGTGATCAGGGGCCATCTCCCTTAGCGGCTTGGGCTTGTGCAGCAGGATGTCCTCAATGAAGAAGGACGTGGGCCTCTGAGAAGACGCCGGGTGCAGAGGGGAGGTGAAGTTGAGATTCATCTTGAGCCAAGCGCCTGCCACAGGGCGAGGGCCGGAGACGAAGTGTAGGAAGCAGGCAGCGACTCAGCAAGCCTAGTCGAGAGCCGACAACCACCCTCCGAGGCTCAGAAACCCTCGAGGCTCTCTCCCCGGCCTGGGCTACCCCGGGCGCTGGAGAGGCGAGAAGACAAGCTCCTGGGTAGGTTGGGTCTATGTGTAGAATCGGCAGCTTCGagaaggggaggtgggagagcCAATGGCAAAGCTGCCAGCCGCGGAGGGGAGGGTGCGGTGGgctcggggcggggcggggagctGTCCGCGGTGCTGAATACAACCGGCCAGGCCCAGGGGGAGCGGAGCGGACAGGGTTCTCGCTTCTCTACCAGGTTGGTTTCTCGATCTCAATTTGAGCTGCTTTGctttcatccatttaaaaagaaagctataaaTAAAAAGTCTCTGTCTTTCGACAGACTCCTCTTTAGAGAGCAAAAGGCATCTAAACGACCCCAAAGCAATAGGGATAAGGCACTTATTTTGGCAGTTGGGCCTAGGTTTTAAAACTTTAGAGAGATGATagcaaaggagaaagggagacgtGAGGAGAAAAAGTCCATATCCGCTACACCGAACTTAAACTGATGGCTGAGGCGTGGAAGGACTGTcgaggtaaataaataaaatgctgatgaTCATAACATTCTTTCCCTCAGTTATAGAGAGTGGTGTGACTTTTATCTACATTAGTCAAGTAATTTGGTCTGTGTAAGTATGTCCAGACCTACTTCTTAATGCCAATCTCCATCTCTTCTCAGATTTCCATTACTTCCTCCTCGTTCCACTCACACAGCTTCCTAGTTCTGCTATTCTACCCCTTTCCAcgctagccccccccccccaaaataattgtCCTAGGTTTTTGTGTCCTGTTCTATTTCCCagcctttcttttcatttccctcacTCCCAATCcttctggtttgggtttttttaattttttttttgttttgttttgtttttctgtttgtctctttctaATCTGTCCCATTTATTTCCCTGGAGTCAATTTGCTAAAATTAAGGTGATCATCTACAGCACAGCAGGGGTAATTTCAGCTCGCATCTCCGAAAATTGCTCTAATTATTGATGTTAAACTCGGGGAAATTAAAAGAAGCCACTTCTCTTCCATCTCCCCATTTTTAAGCTCTAATTTGTTGAAATATAGTCGTCCTCACAATTCCAATCACCACCGCTAATAGTAAAAGTGTTTTAATAGAGACTGAGTCCTCACAACCCATGCTATTAGATAATTAGAGGAGGTGTTAGAAAGCCAAGTGCTAATCCTTGGGCGCGAGGGTAGGATTTCCATCTGATCCAGCAGGTAGAACAAATTAATTACCAGAATCAATTAGGCCCCAAACTACGGTGCTCCACGAAGTGGGAGCGTCGTATTCCATACGGATGAACTGGTAAATGGTAAATAGATGAGGAGTGAGAagaaggggggaagagggggagaaataACTTTAAGATAAGATCTCGGCAAGTAGGCCatccaaacaaaatcagaatGCTTTGTCCTGGAGTCTGAACtgtgattcattttctttctttctttctttctttctttctttctttctttcttctttctttctttcaactgattataaaaactgaaaactcaaGAGCAGGCatccacagagaaggaaaagagtggACTTTCAGGAGTCCTTCCTCATCTGTAGCCCTGGTCTGTTTATCTTCCGCAGGGCTAGAGGGAAACCGAAACCGAGGAGACTTGGGGAGTGGCGCTGGGGGTGACAGTCCACACCTTACCGATGCTCACTTCTCTCAGTGAGACCCTACACAGCAAGTGAAAGCCAAGCCATCCTGTCTCCTAAGACCCTAAAGGCTGAGTTGAGTGGCTACTGAAGGCGTGGCCGATGTACAACCAGACCCTGGCCTCAGTAAAGACCCTGAACGCACCCTGCACTCCATCCCTACATATTTGCACCCagccttgcgggggggggggggggggtggtatttcAGCCTCATTTCTGGGCTCGGAGACTAACTTGAGCCTGGGAAACAGAAATAAGGAGAGTAGTGAATGTCCCTTTGGGAGCAGGAGCAGTTAAAAATGTGTTTAGGTGACAGTTACCTTTGAGTCAAGGCACTGCAACCCTTTGTCAGAATTTAGCCTTACTCAAGAACCAGGGTGttctgggggcgggaggggggtgggggggggatccgagaaggggagggaagggatagGCTGCCTGCTGGGTCCTTACCCTCCCCCTTGTTCCACGTCAGCAGGACTCAGCTCCCTGCTCTCCCCCAGAACTCtccaggccccccctcccccgctctctggcAGACACGCTCCCCTTTTTCTAGTCCTGCTCACGCTGGGACTCGCTTTCCTGAGCCAAGCGCTGAGCGCCACCGAGGGAGAGTTGAAGGCATTTCCCTGGGGAATCCAGTTATCCTGCCTTTGCCTAGGCCCCAGCAGGAACCTACGACGacgaaagaggaagggaggaaactgGATAGCTATGGAAAGAAGTAGGACCTCGAAGACTGCGGGAGTTTTCCCTCCTCCttcgcctccgcctccgcctccgcctccgcctcccctTTCtgtacccaaaggaaacaaagctCTGTAGCTGAGAGTGCCAGCAGCCCACACCAAAGCAGGCCCGGGACGCCGAGGCCGAACTAGGATCGCAAGTGGAGGCGGAGACAGGGATTCCTCGGTCACCACCCTTTTCCACGAGGGCGAACCCCTCCTCCCAGGGTGCTCCAATAATCACAGCTGGGGCTTATCTTGAGAGCTCTAGGGGGTGAGCCCTGCCTGCCAATAGGCAGGCCGTACAGGGAAACCTTGTGCTGCAAACGTGCCTGTTGAGTCCTGGCCTCAGACTCCTTCTGGAGCTGTGGCCCACACCCTTGGGGGAAGTTGAAAAGTCAAGAAAGCTGGGAAGTTTCTCTTTGGTGGTGGGGCTACTGAGCAGAAGCTGAGTTTCTAGGGTATTCTAGTGTAGAAATGCTAGGGTTACCAGAACCCATTCCCTACCTTCCCCCCAAGGCTCTGGCCTGGCCCATCCTACTTCGGCTTTGGGGTGAAGGAGGCCCCCAAGATGTCCAGCCTCCTCTTGACGTTCCATTCTGGTCTGTCCTACCAAAGGACGAAGAGGCACTCCAGAGCTTATAGACCTTCCCCTGCCACCTGGCCTGGCCCTTTTAGGGCCAATCTACCTAAAGGGTAAaagttacatatttatttattttttaaaaaacttatttattggggcacctgggtggctcagtcagttaagcgtaggacttcggctcaggtcatgatctctccgctagtgaggttgagccccacatcgggctctgtgctgacagctcaggtcctggagcctgcttcagtttctgtgtctccctctctctgcccctgtcccactcacgctctgtctctcaaaaaataaattaaacaatgttaaattttttaaaccttatttgttttgagagaaagagaggggggaagggcacagagagagggagagagagcgagaatcccaagcaggctccgcactgtcagcacagagccagacgcactcgatcccacaaaccgtgagatcatgacctaaggcgaaatcaagagccacaggcttaaccaactgggccacccaggtgccccaaagttatATTTTTAGGTAGTTTATAAACAATTCGCCCCTTAAAAGCAGAGATGTTTCATTGCCTGGATTATCTCCAAAGGATAGCCCAGCACTGTCcaataatgtgagccacataggtagttttaaattttctactagTCACCTGTAAAAAGTAGGAAGAAACGGGTGAAACATTAATGTATTTCATTTAGCCCCAATATACCAAGAATACCATTCAACATCCAATCAATACAAATAGattagtttctttgtgttttttaatactAAATCTCCAAAACCCAGCGTGTATTTTATAGTCACTGCACATCTCAGTTTttactagccatatttca
Proteins encoded in this window:
- the BSX gene encoding brain-specific homeobox protein homolog; its protein translation is MNLNFTSPLHPASSQRPTSFFIEDILLHKPKPLREMAPDHFASSLASRVPLLDYGYPLMPTPTLLAPHPHHPLHKGDHHHPYFLTTSGVPVPALFPHPQHSELPGKHCRRRKARTVFSDSQLSGLEKRFEIQRYLSTPERVELATALSLSETQVKTWFQNRRMKHKKQLRKSQDEPKAPDGLESPEGSPRGPEAASAEARLGLPAGPFVLTEPEDEVDIGDEGELGSGPHVL